The DNA sequence GAGCTTCGCGAGCTTGGTGCCAGCGACATTAAAATTTTGACCCGCGCGGTTAAGTATAAAGGGGATAGCGAGCTCCTGTATAAAAGCAACCTGCTGCTGCGCACTGCCATTAAAATTCTGAAGCCCATTGCCTCATTTAACGCAAACAACGAGGAGCAGCTCTACCAAAAAGTTCGCGGCATCGATTGGTCGCAGTATATGACCGTTGACGATACGTTGGCCATCGACGGCATCACCTTTAGCGATGTGTTTACCCACTCGCAGTATATTGCGCTTAAGACCAAGGATGCCATTGTAGATCAGTTCCGCGATGAGTTTGGCGTTCGTCCAAACGTTGATATTGAGAATCCAAGCCTTCGCGTCAACGTGCATATTGCCGACACCACCGTATCCATCTCCCTCGACAGCAGCGGTAAGTCGCTGGGCAAGCGAGGTTACAAAACCGAGCAGAATGCTGCCCCGTTGAGCGAAGTAATGGCTGCCGGAATTATTATGCTTTCGGGATGGGACAAGAGCCGTCCGTTTATCGACCCCATGTGCGGTTCCGGAACCATTCCCATTGAAGCTGCGTTGATTGCACGTAACATTCCTGCCGGGAATTTCCGTCACTTTACCTTCGAAAGTTGGAAAGATTTTGATGTCACTCTCTGGGAAGAGATAAAGCGGGAGGCCAATGCAAAGATTGTTCCCTACGATGGCAAGATTATGGGTTTCGACATCGATAGCCAATCCATAAGAATTGCTCGCGACAATGCAAAGCGGGCAGGGGTTGACGATATTGTTACCATTGAGCACACCGACTTCTTCGAAACAAGTCCGGGCATCGACAATGCTCACCTGGTGATGAATCCTCCCTACGGCGAACGGCTCGAAGAGAAGGAGGATATGATTGACCTCTACAAGGCTATTGGAGACCACTTTAAGCAGCACTACAACGGATGCGACGCTTGGGTTTTGAGCGGCAACCTCGATGCCATAAAGTTTATTGGGTTGCGTCCATCGCGTAAGATATGGCTATACAATGGCCCCATTGAGTGCAAGCTCCACAAGTTTGAGATGTAC is a window from the Williamwhitmania sp. genome containing:
- a CDS encoding THUMP domain-containing protein; amino-acid sequence: MEKFEIVAKTLFGFEEILAAELRELGASDIKILTRAVKYKGDSELLYKSNLLLRTAIKILKPIASFNANNEEQLYQKVRGIDWSQYMTVDDTLAIDGITFSDVFTHSQYIALKTKDAIVDQFRDEFGVRPNVDIENPSLRVNVHIADTTVSISLDSSGKSLGKRGYKTEQNAAPLSEVMAAGIIMLSGWDKSRPFIDPMCGSGTIPIEAALIARNIPAGNFRHFTFESWKDFDVTLWEEIKREANAKIVPYDGKIMGFDIDSQSIRIARDNAKRAGVDDIVTIEHTDFFETSPGIDNAHLVMNPPYGERLEEKEDMIDLYKAIGDHFKQHYNGCDAWVLSGNLDAIKFIGLRPSRKIWLYNGPIECKLHKFEMYRGSKKASKQESQS